In Nocardioides sp. InS609-2, a single genomic region encodes these proteins:
- a CDS encoding amino acid adenylation domain-containing protein, whose product MSTNKHGVATLMDMLDEHARHCPDAVAVTHGDQQLTFHELKVRSTALALELMQRPSSSTIDDRIIGVLLEHSIDLVVAVWGVLRSGAAYLPLEPEYPEDRLAYMVADSGASVVLTSPGLSDNLRDALPHNIQIRGLAGAADLPEHARDLPEPRPQDLAYVIYTSGSTGRPKGVAISHEAITHQIRWLQAQDHLGARTTILHKTPISFDAAQWELLANATGARIVLGKSGLYRDPGALIDAMRDNDVTTLQAVPTLLRALVETERLDTVPSLRRVYSGGEALSAVLARDLLAALPGIALTNLYGPSECTINATSHTLTPSDIPLSGPTVPIGVPVDGCEVLVVGPHLEPLPVDQEGELLIAGPQLARDYLHRPDLTQEKFVPVPAAGGKRYYRTGDIVRRDSEGVMYFVGRRDSQVKLHGHRIELDEVSHRIEEHPWVRKAATLVTEDARTGRDVLVACIEMDPKQAALMDQGNHGSHHQSKASRVQVRAQLSNPGVRTDDELRDLPVLPLLHQAGTQHQRRTAFSRKTYRNYNGGAVTRDNILGALVEPQRPHYRRELSDLTYEGLSELLRWFGQFHSQERLLPKLAYASPGALYATQLFVTVRNTADVAAGTYYYHPINHQLHLVEGVDPGHADSGDPPGLTFHFLGRQEAIETVYKNNVREVLEIEVGHMLGTLEEALIDQGLSLRPLGFEQSTAASLQPGVSDTYLGSFEAVPQGEGHFPDIVTYYVQAHAEGVAELPSGLYRLEDGDLTRLGPDLIEPRHVIAINQEAYNRSRFGISIVTRSPGQWLEYVALGRALQRVQSNKHGLGLMASGYSSKTGHPLPASLRLDALLRDAGETPGASYFAVGGKVSQSQIGSDGMDEDEVHMRGPAEMIKDDLRRALPYYMVPATTLVLDRLPLSPNGKIDLRSLADTVQLKQATSGRQIVEPHNDTERRLAGLWSRFLGYEDVSAEDDFFAMGGDSLTAVSLVNRINHDRDAGLKVQTLFRYPRLRDLAAQVDATGHDDSRLIVLNRCTTGRAAFCWPGLGGSPMNLTGLGKSMSARPVFGVQAWGINAGEEPIASIGSMARADIDQIQRVQPQGPYTLMGYSFGARVAFEAAWQLEKAGHVVDNLLLICPGNPQVEGDGPSEGRSASYDDAKYVRILFSVFASTVRGHQVEQCLREVHDEETFVVFMAATMPGLEGDVIRRIVRIVERTFQFEYTFEELSGRQLNARVSVLKATGDDYSFLDATPEYSAAAPTVLTLEGDHYSLLGEDIDELAEAVRAQLVEPLGEALSTDELRHLAAARTSAVCEARSVPRPAPHPGPPRSEREYQPTHRPQS is encoded by the coding sequence ATGTCTACCAACAAACATGGCGTCGCCACTTTGATGGACATGCTGGATGAACACGCGCGTCATTGTCCGGACGCGGTAGCCGTAACGCATGGCGATCAACAGTTGACCTTCCATGAGCTCAAGGTCCGCAGCACCGCCTTGGCGCTTGAGCTGATGCAGCGCCCTTCCTCGTCCACCATTGACGACCGCATCATCGGAGTGCTCCTTGAACACTCCATTGACTTGGTTGTAGCTGTCTGGGGGGTGCTGCGCTCGGGGGCCGCCTATCTGCCGCTCGAGCCTGAATACCCCGAAGACCGGCTGGCCTACATGGTCGCGGACTCCGGTGCATCTGTCGTGCTCACCAGTCCCGGCCTCTCGGACAACCTGCGTGACGCCCTGCCACACAACATCCAGATTCGGGGCCTTGCGGGTGCGGCTGACCTGCCTGAACATGCCCGGGATCTGCCAGAGCCCCGGCCCCAAGACTTGGCGTACGTCATCTACACCTCCGGCAGCACTGGCCGTCCCAAGGGGGTGGCAATCTCGCACGAGGCCATCACGCACCAGATTCGCTGGCTGCAGGCCCAAGACCACCTGGGCGCGCGGACAACCATCCTCCACAAGACACCCATCAGCTTTGACGCCGCGCAGTGGGAGTTGCTGGCCAACGCCACCGGCGCTCGGATCGTGCTCGGCAAGTCGGGGCTCTACCGTGACCCCGGCGCGTTGATCGACGCCATGCGCGACAATGACGTCACAACTTTGCAGGCAGTGCCAACTCTTCTCCGCGCCCTGGTCGAGACTGAACGCCTCGATACCGTGCCGAGCCTGAGGCGGGTTTACAGCGGTGGGGAGGCGCTCAGCGCGGTCCTGGCTCGCGACCTGCTGGCCGCGCTGCCGGGCATTGCGCTGACCAATCTGTACGGGCCCAGCGAGTGCACGATCAACGCGACCAGCCACACACTCACCCCGAGCGACATTCCACTGAGTGGACCCACAGTGCCCATCGGCGTGCCAGTGGACGGCTGCGAGGTGCTGGTGGTAGGTCCGCACCTGGAGCCGCTGCCGGTTGACCAAGAGGGCGAGTTGTTGATCGCGGGTCCCCAGCTGGCGCGCGATTACCTTCACCGCCCCGACCTGACTCAGGAGAAGTTCGTTCCGGTGCCCGCTGCGGGCGGCAAGCGCTACTACCGCACTGGTGACATCGTCAGGCGGGACAGCGAAGGCGTCATGTACTTCGTCGGCCGCCGCGACAGCCAGGTCAAGCTGCACGGGCACCGGATCGAGCTCGACGAGGTCAGCCACCGGATCGAAGAACACCCTTGGGTGCGCAAGGCCGCCACGCTGGTGACCGAAGACGCCCGCACGGGGCGCGACGTCTTGGTCGCCTGCATCGAAATGGACCCCAAGCAGGCCGCCCTGATGGACCAGGGAAACCACGGGTCGCACCACCAATCCAAGGCAAGCCGGGTGCAGGTCCGTGCCCAGTTGTCCAACCCGGGCGTCCGCACGGACGATGAGCTGAGGGACCTACCTGTCTTGCCGCTGCTTCACCAGGCAGGCACACAGCATCAGCGTCGCACGGCCTTCTCCCGCAAGACCTACCGCAACTACAACGGTGGCGCCGTAACCCGCGACAACATCCTCGGTGCTCTCGTCGAGCCCCAGCGCCCCCACTACCGTCGCGAGCTCTCAGACCTGACCTACGAAGGACTCAGCGAGCTGTTGCGCTGGTTCGGTCAGTTCCACAGCCAAGAGCGCCTCCTGCCCAAGCTCGCATACGCCTCGCCCGGAGCCCTGTACGCCACCCAGCTCTTCGTCACCGTCCGCAACACCGCTGACGTAGCGGCGGGTACGTACTACTACCACCCGATCAACCACCAGCTCCACCTGGTGGAGGGGGTCGACCCCGGTCATGCCGACTCCGGAGATCCGCCAGGGCTGACGTTCCACTTCCTGGGCCGGCAGGAGGCCATCGAGACGGTCTACAAGAACAACGTCCGCGAGGTGCTTGAGATCGAGGTAGGTCACATGCTCGGCACGCTTGAGGAAGCGCTTATCGATCAAGGTCTGTCACTGCGTCCGTTGGGTTTCGAGCAGTCCACGGCGGCGAGCCTTCAACCAGGGGTCTCGGACACGTATCTGGGCTCTTTCGAGGCTGTGCCCCAAGGCGAGGGCCATTTCCCCGACATTGTCACCTACTACGTGCAGGCCCACGCAGAAGGCGTCGCAGAACTGCCGTCCGGCCTGTACCGGCTTGAGGACGGCGACCTGACCAGGCTCGGGCCGGACCTTATCGAGCCGCGCCACGTCATCGCCATCAACCAGGAGGCGTACAACCGGTCGCGATTCGGAATCTCCATCGTCACCCGCAGCCCAGGTCAGTGGCTCGAGTATGTGGCCCTTGGGCGTGCACTTCAGCGTGTGCAAAGCAACAAGCACGGCCTCGGTCTGATGGCGTCGGGATACAGCTCAAAGACCGGCCACCCCCTTCCAGCCTCGCTGCGCCTGGACGCACTTCTCCGGGATGCAGGCGAGACTCCCGGGGCGTCCTACTTCGCAGTCGGAGGCAAGGTCTCCCAAAGCCAGATCGGCAGCGATGGCATGGACGAGGACGAGGTCCACATGCGCGGACCCGCCGAGATGATCAAGGACGACCTGAGGCGGGCCCTGCCGTACTACATGGTCCCCGCCACGACCCTGGTCCTTGACCGGCTGCCACTGAGCCCGAACGGCAAGATCGATCTCCGCTCCCTGGCTGACACCGTCCAACTCAAACAAGCAACATCGGGCAGGCAAATCGTCGAGCCCCACAACGACACCGAGCGGCGGCTCGCTGGCCTGTGGTCACGATTCCTCGGGTATGAAGATGTGTCCGCCGAGGACGACTTCTTCGCCATGGGCGGAGACTCGCTGACCGCGGTGAGCCTGGTCAACCGCATCAACCATGACCGCGATGCCGGCCTGAAGGTCCAAACCCTGTTTAGGTACCCGCGACTGCGGGACCTGGCCGCGCAGGTGGACGCGACCGGGCATGACGACTCCCGCCTGATTGTGCTGAACAGATGCACCACTGGCCGCGCGGCCTTCTGCTGGCCCGGCCTGGGTGGCTCACCCATGAATCTGACCGGGCTCGGCAAGTCCATGTCCGCCAGGCCGGTCTTCGGAGTTCAGGCTTGGGGTATCAATGCCGGCGAGGAGCCTATCGCCAGCATCGGCTCGATGGCGCGGGCCGACATCGACCAAATTCAGCGCGTGCAGCCGCAAGGCCCATACACGCTGATGGGATATTCCTTCGGAGCCCGAGTGGCGTTCGAGGCGGCGTGGCAGCTGGAGAAGGCAGGCCACGTCGTGGACAACCTGCTGCTGATCTGCCCCGGCAACCCTCAGGTGGAAGGCGACGGGCCCAGCGAGGGCCGCAGCGCCAGCTACGACGACGCCAAGTACGTGCGCATCCTATTCTCGGTGTTCGCCAGCACGGTCCGCGGCCACCAGGTTGAGCAATGCCTGCGTGAGGTCCATGACGAGGAAACCTTCGTGGTCTTCATGGCCGCGACCATGCCTGGGCTCGAAGGCGACGTGATCCGGCGAATCGTGCGGATCGTCGAGCGAACCTTCCAATTCGAGTACACCTTCGAGGAGCTCTCGGGGCGCCAGCTCAACGCGCGGGTCAGCGTTCTGAAGGCCACTGGGGACGACTACTCCTTCCTCGACGCCACCCCGGAGTACTCCGCGGCAGCACCGACCGTGCTGACTCTCGAAGGAGATCACTACTCCCTGCTGGGAGAAGACATCGACGAGCTCGCCGAGGCGGTCCGCGCACAGCTCGTTGAGCCACTGGGCGAAGCGCTCAGCACCGATGAGCTGCGGCACCTGGCTGCGGCACGAACTTCCGCGGTCTGCGAAGCACGCTCGGTGCCACGACCCGCCCCCCATCCGGGGCCACCAAGGAGCGAACGTGAGTACCAGCCCACCCATCGCCCTCAGTCCTGA
- the upp gene encoding uracil phosphoribosyltransferase — MPSLRSESAGGAALSEVSEFVGHPRVHVLPATPALLAAHTLIRDREASREVFTTHSRRVFRMLLEAAVGLLPSERNAVLTPAGHVFEGLVVTEKACAVSVVRAGESLESELWAVVPGMRLGKILIQRDKSTKQPRLYYFHLPPDMEHQHVLLLEPMLATGGSLLAALDVLAEAGTPSSSVIAVNVMSSPPGLERVLDEHPDLTIVTSSVERDLDENAFMVPGIGDFGDRYFGTDVARP; from the coding sequence ATGCCTTCGCTACGCTCTGAGAGCGCTGGCGGCGCGGCACTGAGCGAGGTCAGCGAGTTTGTCGGCCACCCGCGAGTGCACGTGTTGCCGGCAACCCCTGCTCTCCTGGCAGCCCACACTCTCATCCGGGACCGGGAGGCCAGCCGCGAGGTGTTCACCACGCATTCGCGCCGCGTCTTCAGGATGCTGCTCGAGGCGGCGGTGGGGCTGCTGCCCAGCGAGCGGAACGCTGTCCTGACCCCGGCTGGACACGTGTTCGAGGGCTTGGTCGTCACCGAGAAGGCTTGTGCCGTCTCGGTCGTCCGTGCCGGTGAGAGTCTTGAGTCTGAGCTGTGGGCGGTTGTCCCAGGCATGCGGTTGGGCAAGATCTTGATCCAGCGCGACAAGTCGACCAAGCAACCCCGCCTCTACTACTTCCACCTCCCTCCGGACATGGAGCATCAGCACGTCTTGCTGCTCGAGCCTATGCTCGCCACCGGTGGTTCGCTCCTAGCCGCTCTCGATGTCCTCGCCGAGGCGGGCACCCCGAGTTCAAGCGTCATCGCGGTGAACGTGATGTCTTCCCCTCCGGGCCTGGAACGAGTCCTGGACGAGCACCCCGATCTGACCATCGTCACCTCATCGGTGGAACGCGACCTGGACGAAAACGCCTTCATGGTGCCTGGGATCGGCGACTTCGGTGACCGGTACTTCGGGACGGACGTCGCCAGGCCATGA
- a CDS encoding MFS transporter gives MLREIYSDADELHSATAFLGTSRAVCHITAQGASGLLVFLGSPAWCFAINGVSFAVLAVSVLRSTPSRLPVAAAGAKAQESFLTQLGDGFKAVADRPQFAWALSNYAVAWLMIVQPFLVLAPAALLVASPDGGSLIWGFLGGAIGIGGILGGVLSGRIGTPDRLTFVVLLGLFDVPIYILLALAPTNMLIYPLAVITGVQSTLARIILNQELYRRIPEELISRVQSLLLAAWLLPAFVASIAAPLLAEAIGFRPVLLGGAGSFVVINLFMALNVWRHAEHSEEVASDVAAGSAEAR, from the coding sequence CTGCTCCGCGAGATCTACTCGGACGCCGACGAGCTCCACTCGGCCACGGCGTTCCTCGGGACGTCCCGCGCGGTTTGCCACATCACGGCCCAGGGGGCGAGTGGTCTCCTGGTGTTCCTCGGTTCACCCGCCTGGTGCTTCGCCATCAACGGCGTCTCGTTCGCCGTGCTCGCTGTCTCGGTGCTGAGGTCGACACCGAGCCGGTTGCCCGTCGCGGCCGCCGGCGCCAAGGCGCAGGAGTCCTTCCTGACCCAGCTCGGCGACGGCTTCAAGGCCGTGGCCGACCGACCGCAGTTCGCCTGGGCACTCAGCAACTACGCCGTGGCGTGGCTGATGATCGTGCAGCCGTTCCTGGTCCTGGCGCCCGCCGCGCTGCTCGTGGCCTCTCCCGACGGGGGCTCGCTGATCTGGGGCTTCCTGGGAGGCGCCATCGGCATCGGCGGCATCCTCGGAGGGGTGCTGAGCGGGCGCATCGGAACGCCAGACCGACTGACGTTCGTGGTCCTCCTCGGGCTGTTCGACGTGCCGATCTACATCCTGCTGGCCCTCGCGCCGACCAACATGCTCATCTATCCCCTGGCGGTGATCACGGGAGTCCAGAGCACCCTGGCACGGATCATCCTCAACCAGGAGCTCTACCGGCGGATCCCGGAGGAGCTCATCAGCCGGGTGCAGTCGCTGCTGCTGGCCGCCTGGCTGCTGCCCGCGTTCGTCGCCTCGATCGCGGCGCCGCTGCTCGCCGAGGCGATCGGCTTCCGTCCGGTGCTCCTCGGCGGCGCCGGGTCGTTCGTCGTCATCAACCTGTTCATGGCCCTCAATGTCTGGCGGCACGCTGAACACTCCGAAGAGGTGGCGAGCGACGTCGCTGCCGGTTCGGCCGAGGCACGCTAG
- a CDS encoding phosphoribosylanthranilate isomerase, which produces MKNQIQVAGIIDKGEADLLVECGVDWLGFPLRLPSGKNDISEDDARAIIRNLPTDRAGVLISYLTVATEVAEFCDELGCSIVQLHGDVTPAELATLKQLRPNLQVLKSLVVRENNLAELLAQVDESQEFVDMFITDTFDPATAAKGATGKTHDWSVSAELAARSDKPLMLAGGLTPENVAEAVRVVRPAAVDAHTLLEGADGRKDRDKVVRFVQEARNAFATL; this is translated from the coding sequence ATGAAGAACCAGATCCAGGTAGCCGGAATCATCGACAAAGGCGAGGCCGACCTCTTGGTCGAGTGCGGTGTCGACTGGCTCGGCTTCCCGTTGCGCCTGCCGTCCGGCAAGAACGACATCAGCGAGGACGACGCGCGGGCCATCATCCGCAACCTGCCGACCGACCGAGCCGGCGTGCTGATCAGCTACCTCACCGTCGCGACCGAGGTGGCGGAGTTCTGCGATGAGCTGGGCTGCTCGATCGTGCAGCTGCACGGTGACGTGACCCCAGCCGAGCTCGCTACGCTGAAGCAGCTGCGCCCGAACCTGCAGGTGCTGAAGTCGCTGGTGGTCCGCGAGAACAACCTCGCGGAACTGCTGGCCCAGGTCGACGAGAGCCAGGAATTTGTCGACATGTTCATCACCGACACGTTCGACCCTGCCACCGCGGCCAAGGGTGCCACGGGCAAGACCCACGATTGGTCGGTCAGTGCCGAGCTCGCAGCCAGGTCGGACAAGCCGTTGATGCTGGCCGGTGGACTGACGCCCGAGAACGTGGCCGAAGCGGTCCGCGTCGTACGTCCCGCAGCGGTCGACGCGCACACCCTCCTCGAGGGCGCCGACGGTCGTAAGGACCGCGACAAGGTAGTCCGCTTCGTCCAGGAGGCTCGGAATGCCTTCGCTACGCTCTGA
- a CDS encoding integrin alpha, producing the protein MTAGQGFQIIGAVTNDEAGTSVAGAGDINGDGKDDLLVGAPWSDYGGRTDAGSVYVVWGKATGTAVDLANLDNQSGGGYRIGWATSET; encoded by the coding sequence GTGACCGCGGGACAGGGCTTCCAGATCATCGGCGCTGTCACCAACGACGAAGCAGGCACCTCGGTGGCGGGTGCCGGCGACATCAACGGCGACGGCAAGGACGACCTCTTGGTCGGTGCGCCCTGGTCCGACTACGGAGGGCGCACCGACGCGGGCAGCGTCTACGTCGTCTGGGGAAAAGCCACCGGCACCGCCGTCGACCTCGCCAACCTCGACAACCAATCGGGCGGAGGCTACCGGATCGGCTGGGCGACCTCCGAGACGTAG
- a CDS encoding endonuclease/exonuclease/phosphatase family protein has product MTTGTLTVDSARVTVGEPVSFQYDVSPAGPKNWVGLYRDPGNGPVQEEYVAPSLTYRYIPDASGSVSFPTTGFAPGNYVAYALEDDGYAWLAQPVRFTVVDDEPLHFATSVVPLRNAWAYTGYRAEIDGIVQGDQEGLTFRKVSGAEWLRVHAAGAVRGTPLAGSAGRPAVATVEATNSAGESTRATITVDVRGPNAELVPDVKVMTWNMWYGGTNVSDYREKQLRFLLDRDVDVIGVQESFGTSAKELGEALGWDYYQAGYDLGILSRYPIVKRSPLPSESGMPAISATVRLDARRRTDVTVWITHLGYTPYGPYDACFGHLPIDQLFAKEGQSGRTGQITDIVAEMGRDLRRSDATPVLLTGDFNAASHLDWSPRTQRCGYAAGVLWPASVIPTDAGLVDTYRRIHRDPVAEPGITWSPVYKTFTGGYGYDEFVGQPEPQDRIDFVYAKGEWRVTDSDAVVAGTPSPEPDHALNEWTSDHAAVITEFAVR; this is encoded by the coding sequence GTGACGACCGGCACGCTGACCGTCGACTCGGCGCGAGTCACCGTCGGTGAACCGGTGAGCTTCCAGTACGACGTCAGTCCGGCCGGTCCCAAGAACTGGGTGGGTCTGTACCGCGACCCGGGCAACGGCCCCGTCCAGGAGGAGTACGTCGCGCCGTCGCTCACCTACCGCTACATCCCGGATGCCAGCGGGTCCGTGAGCTTCCCCACCACCGGTTTCGCGCCCGGCAACTACGTCGCCTACGCACTCGAGGACGACGGCTACGCCTGGTTGGCACAACCGGTCAGATTCACCGTGGTCGATGACGAGCCTCTGCACTTCGCGACGTCGGTCGTCCCGCTGCGCAACGCGTGGGCCTACACCGGCTACCGCGCCGAAATCGACGGCATCGTCCAGGGCGATCAGGAGGGGCTGACCTTCCGCAAGGTGTCGGGCGCCGAGTGGTTGCGCGTGCATGCCGCTGGTGCCGTGCGCGGCACCCCGCTCGCCGGATCCGCCGGACGCCCTGCCGTCGCGACGGTCGAAGCGACGAACTCCGCGGGTGAGTCGACCCGCGCCACGATCACGGTGGACGTGCGGGGCCCGAATGCCGAGCTCGTGCCCGACGTCAAGGTGATGACGTGGAACATGTGGTACGGCGGCACCAACGTAAGTGACTACCGGGAGAAGCAGCTGCGGTTCCTGCTCGACCGCGACGTCGACGTCATCGGCGTCCAGGAAAGCTTCGGGACGTCTGCCAAGGAGCTGGGCGAGGCGCTCGGCTGGGACTACTACCAGGCCGGCTACGACCTGGGCATCCTGAGCCGTTACCCCATCGTGAAGCGCAGCCCGTTGCCCTCGGAGTCGGGCATGCCGGCCATCAGCGCAACGGTCCGCCTCGATGCCCGTCGCCGGACGGACGTGACTGTCTGGATCACCCACCTCGGCTACACGCCGTACGGTCCGTACGACGCCTGCTTCGGCCACCTGCCCATCGACCAGCTCTTCGCCAAGGAAGGGCAGTCCGGCCGGACCGGGCAGATCACCGACATCGTTGCCGAGATGGGTCGAGACCTGCGCCGATCCGACGCGACGCCGGTGCTCCTCACCGGTGACTTCAACGCAGCCTCGCACCTGGACTGGAGCCCGCGTACCCAACGTTGCGGCTACGCCGCCGGGGTGCTGTGGCCCGCGTCGGTCATCCCCACGGACGCCGGACTGGTCGATACCTATCGCAGGATCCACCGCGACCCGGTGGCCGAGCCGGGCATCACCTGGTCCCCGGTGTACAAGACGTTCACCGGGGGCTACGGCTACGACGAGTTCGTGGGGCAGCCAGAGCCGCAGGACCGGATCGACTTCGTGTACGCCAAGGGCGAGTGGCGCGTTACCGACTCGGACGCCGTGGTTGCCGGCACTCCGAGCCCCGAGCCCGACCACGCGCTGAACGAGTGGACCTCGGACCACGCGGCAGTGATCACGGAGTTCGCTGTCCGCTGA
- a CDS encoding EamA family transporter has translation MSKLSPSDLSLTAFAPIVWGSTYLVTTQFLPEDRPLLAATVRALPAGLLLMLVTRTLPHGIWWLKTAVLGALNIGLFFFLLFVAAYELPGGVAALVMSVQPLFVLLLGAVLLGARIRTGHVIACAMGALGVGLLVLRSEATLTTVGVLAGLGGALSMAAGIVLTKRWGRPPGTGLLGFTGVQLALGGALLLPAMVFLEGLPPKITGTNVAGFSYLAVIGALIAYTVWFRGIERLPALVVSFLGFFSPLTAAILGFVFLSQSLTLVQVAGAALIVASIVVTQRTPSLSGPQPGPPEPAVPVSGAVS, from the coding sequence ATGAGCAAACTCTCACCCAGTGACCTGTCGCTCACCGCCTTCGCGCCAATCGTATGGGGCTCGACCTACCTGGTCACCACGCAGTTCCTCCCTGAGGACCGTCCCCTGCTCGCCGCGACGGTCCGAGCCCTGCCAGCCGGCCTGTTGCTGATGCTGGTGACACGCACGCTGCCACACGGGATCTGGTGGTTGAAGACCGCGGTGCTGGGCGCGCTGAACATCGGCTTGTTCTTCTTCCTGTTGTTCGTTGCCGCGTACGAGTTGCCCGGCGGGGTCGCCGCGCTTGTCATGTCGGTGCAGCCGTTGTTCGTGCTGCTGCTTGGTGCTGTCCTTCTCGGGGCGAGGATACGAACGGGGCATGTCATTGCATGCGCCATGGGTGCCCTGGGTGTGGGTCTTCTCGTTCTTCGCTCCGAAGCCACACTCACGACTGTCGGTGTCCTTGCTGGCCTGGGCGGCGCATTGAGCATGGCCGCGGGAATTGTGCTCACCAAGCGGTGGGGACGCCCGCCCGGCACGGGTCTCTTGGGCTTCACCGGCGTTCAGCTTGCGTTGGGCGGCGCCCTGCTGCTGCCTGCCATGGTGTTCCTTGAGGGCCTGCCACCGAAGATCACCGGAACCAACGTCGCGGGCTTTTCGTATCTTGCCGTGATCGGCGCTCTCATCGCGTACACGGTGTGGTTCCGCGGGATTGAACGGCTGCCGGCGCTGGTGGTGTCGTTCCTGGGCTTCTTCAGTCCGCTGACCGCGGCCATCCTCGGCTTCGTCTTTCTCAGCCAGTCCCTGACCTTGGTCCAGGTCGCCGGCGCCGCGCTCATCGTTGCCTCCATCGTGGTCACTCAGCGCACACCTTCCTTGTCGGGCCCGCAGCCTGGCCCGCCAGAACCGGCTGTGCCGGTCTCGGGCGCGGTCAGCTAG
- a CDS encoding MarR family transcriptional regulator: MKRDVVDNILEQWNRERPDLDVSAMGVMGRLNRASGMAHADLRQFMNQFGLEPWEFDVIATLRRARADGPLTSGQLAGMTMVGSAAMTHRIDRLVERGLVHRETNPANRRQLLLSLTSRGATLVDDVVGHHVDNQHKMLAALDATEIQTFANLLRKFLLSQGDEFD; the protein is encoded by the coding sequence ATGAAACGCGACGTAGTCGACAACATCTTGGAGCAGTGGAACAGAGAGCGCCCCGACCTAGACGTCAGCGCAATGGGCGTGATGGGTCGACTCAACCGGGCCAGCGGAATGGCGCATGCTGACCTCCGACAGTTCATGAACCAGTTCGGGCTCGAGCCCTGGGAGTTCGACGTGATCGCCACGCTGCGTCGCGCACGCGCCGATGGTCCGCTGACCTCGGGTCAGCTGGCGGGCATGACGATGGTCGGATCGGCGGCGATGACGCACCGGATCGACCGTCTCGTGGAACGCGGGCTGGTACATCGGGAGACCAACCCGGCAAACCGCCGTCAGCTGCTCCTTTCGCTGACATCGCGGGGCGCGACCCTGGTCGATGACGTGGTCGGGCACCACGTCGACAACCAGCACAAGATGCTTGCTGCGCTGGACGCGACCGAGATCCAGACATTCGCAAACCTGCTCCGCAAGTTCCTGCTCTCACAGGGCGACGAATTCGACTGA
- a CDS encoding nitroreductase family protein, translated as MSVAEAVAARRSVRDLSARPVPAELFHRVATLAMEAPSSWNHQSRSMVIVTDPTVREDLIQATGGQRVAAAAPALFVFVGEFDDPKLDRSAVHDAAISRGAWTPDYSRGSARAAVRFQQDLKDRGLLREYAVKDAMIVASFAMLVAQAEGLATAPMNGWDEEQVKKAIGIDDRDDLVIALVMAVGYADQLPAHPGRLSHQHIFDSTYGRRFGVSKHIEN; from the coding sequence ATGAGTGTCGCCGAAGCGGTCGCCGCGCGTCGATCCGTCCGGGACCTGTCGGCACGACCTGTGCCCGCTGAGCTCTTTCACCGAGTGGCCACGCTGGCTATGGAGGCACCCTCAAGCTGGAACCACCAGTCGCGCTCGATGGTGATCGTCACCGACCCGACTGTTCGTGAAGACCTCATCCAGGCAACTGGAGGTCAGAGGGTTGCAGCCGCGGCGCCAGCTTTGTTTGTCTTCGTGGGCGAGTTTGACGACCCGAAGTTGGACCGCTCGGCTGTGCACGACGCGGCCATCTCGCGGGGGGCGTGGACACCCGACTACTCCCGCGGCTCGGCCAGGGCCGCGGTGCGGTTCCAGCAGGACCTCAAGGACCGCGGCCTCCTTCGCGAGTACGCCGTTAAGGACGCGATGATCGTGGCGTCGTTCGCGATGCTCGTCGCCCAGGCCGAGGGGTTGGCCACCGCGCCCATGAACGGCTGGGACGAGGAGCAGGTCAAGAAGGCCATCGGCATCGACGACAGGGATGACCTCGTAATCGCCCTGGTGATGGCTGTCGGCTACGCCGACCAGCTGCCTGCGCACCCGGGCCGCCTGAGCCACCAGCACATTTTCGACAGCACGTACGGGCGCCGGTTCGGCGTCTCCAAGCACATCGAGAACTAG